In the genome of Myxocyprinus asiaticus isolate MX2 ecotype Aquarium Trade chromosome 45, UBuf_Myxa_2, whole genome shotgun sequence, the window tgggtgAATGGATTTGATTGTACCAGAAATAGAATGGCTGGCAGTGGTGTCTGTCTGCGAATATGGATCATGGAAAAGATAGCTGGCAAGTGACCCTCTCTGGCTcctacaaacaacattctgcaAAAACAGTTATAACATCTTAACAGCTGACCAGTGAAGCCAAAGACTACTGAAAAGTCAATTGATTGTAAACATAAATCAAGCCAATgacaaaaagaataaaacaagTTACTAGAAAGAGGCATTCAACTGTTAAAACTCTCATTAGATGAGACATTACAATTATTAATGTTCAACAGTGACAGTGATCTATCAAGAAAGAACATGTTCCTTTCAACATTCTTTgatggtcctggaacaacattctagtaaaaaaaacaaaaaacaaaacatagccCTAACCCCAACTACAACCCTGTTAACTAACCCTAATGAGGGAAACGATAGCTTGATAGAAAGGTTGTTCAAGCCCAGATCCCAGGCCAACCCTAAAATCTGATGGGTTGATGGTGGATGGTGTCTGATTGGAATGTTGTTTCAGTACCAACAAGGATACTGATCTAGGAACAAGTCCTGCTTGGCAAACTCATTGCAACCTATGTAAAACTGACTCTCTAGACTTTAAGTTTTTGACATCTGGCACAAGCATTACCTGGGTGCACCAAAAAATCCTCCATTAAGAGCCCCAAGACAGGACATTGCAACCAGTAGAGGCACCACTGGTGCTAAACCCTGCAGAGCCCGCCCGGCAAACGTCTGCAAGCAAAGATGCATTTATATGGTTATACTGAATATATCCTTAAGTCAGAGTACTAGTAACAGAGTGTGCAGTCCACCTCTACTAACCACTGCCACGGCATCTGACATCAGTAGTTCATCTGCGGTCATCATTGTGTAGTAAGCAACATTCACCAGCACATAACACACGGTAACAGTAACCATGGAGAAAATGATGGCCAGTGGGATGGTTCTAATAAAGGTGTATAAGAAACAAATCTAAGTGCTACTATATTTTTAATAACCTGAGGAATAAAAATATGATGTTGCAAAGAGTAATAGATGCTGCGGACAGCGTGCTGATTTAAATTGGAAAAAGAGAGTTCTGAATACCTGTTGGGGTTAATGACCTCTTcggttatgaaatttaaataaaacctgtgatccaaaacaaacacatttaagaggaatattctgggttcaatacaagttatgctcaatcaacagcatttgtggcataatgttgatttccataaaaaaatatttcaagtttacagtgaggcacttgaaatatttgtttatggtaatcaacatcatgtgCCTCatgatggaagtgaattgggcaaaTTTTTGataggtttaaagacagaaatgtgaagcttatgattttataaaagcacttacattaatttttctgttaaaacgtctgaattatttgagctgtaaagttgttaaaataatagatttaaggtagttttagggttttaggtaaAGTTAACAGCATTACATCGTAATTGCAATAAAGtagtaaaactggatataactttacattgaAAAGgtaaataagtgattttatcatacttaaatcatgttaacatgcatattgtttacgtcttgtggctatcattttgaaacagtgagtgttttaacgtttatgtattggacccattcacttccattgttccaagtgccttactgtaaaccTGATTTTTGCATTTTGTAAAAGAAGAGGAGGGACAAGTTGTAATTaattcttgtggtaatcaacattatgccataaatgctgtggactgagtttaacttgtattgaacctggaatattcctttaagttatggTTCTGCTGGCATTGCTGATACCCACCATCCACCGTATGCATACAGGCCAGAATAAAAGGCAAGAGGAAGTTTGGTTAAAGACAAAGATTCCGAGTCAAAAGAATTCTGGAAATTTTCAGTTTtccctaaaaatgaaaaacaaaacaaaaaacaaggttaTGTTCATTTCCAGCCACCCAACACAGAATAGATGAAGGTTGTAATGTATTGTAGTTGATACTAGAGTTGGGATACTTGAGCTTGGACTCAGACTTGAGTCTGAGttacgagtccaattttaatggacttggacctgtcatggactcggatgtatttttactcggacttgactcggacttgagcctttgggactcgggatTTTTTTCTGActacatgacatttgtgatgcataataataaataaataaataaatacgaaaacagaaattaatgaacacatctctgtttgcatgcagctgtattaggtACTGAAGTCGCagatgtagccagagttgtttcgttgtgtttaagcaaacacacgcacacacaaatacacacgagcacaggcacactcatcactCAACCAAtgtgcttgaatgttactacagagactactgtataacatcgactaccgaggttgctggcatgacaaaaacataaatacgggtatgtatccaattgaatagaaactaaacaaggcagtttcacacgacatgggacctgacaactggtaaaattgcacgtgccatttgtgcagccaagacagtgCTCACATTGCGGtttcatgggggcctgggtagctcagtggtaaaatacgctggctaccacccctagttagaatcccagggcgtgctaagtgactccagccaggtctcctaagcaaccaaattggcccggttgctagggagggtagagtcacatggggtaacctcctcgtggtcgctataatgtggttcattctcggtgggcgcgtggtgagttgagcgtggatgccacatTGGATGGCATGaaacctccacatgcgctatgtctccgtgacaacgtgttcaagatgcacgggttgatggtctcagacacggaggcagctgggattcatcctccgccacccggactgaggtgaatcactacatgaccacgaggacttaaaaagcacattgggaattgggcattccaaattgggagaaaaaaggaacgcaaccccccccccccaccccccccaaaatcaataaattaaattaaaatcaagaacttcattaagtAAAGTCACctacatcatgtctctcacagtttactaaaaacagcatatcgaaataaaaatacataaaaatagcatTCATTtaggatattaagtctttttaggcataatgtatctacacatgttgGCTTCTGCAGTCTCTTgcggtccacgcagtgttgtcagcttgaactggtccataaaaGCTTGATGAAACTGTGTAACTGTTTAAATAGTCTGGGAAAAAAGCGTtgttgctaaagcagacagcaactctaaacagataaacagcaccaatttattattgattgactattttcaaagcattgacgagctgcttaaaatacattcttttacagcatttgtccaccattcacaacattcaaccatgcacaataaaatattaggatattttgggcagtgaaatgttttgtttataatttaattatagactataatataaatgtattattcaatgacagagtttgtgtatgaagctattttacatttttattttatttattattgtaaatcACCTGGTAACTTGTGCACGTCTTTTATTAGCcgatatctctgacacttttgaaggacaattctgttaaatttatgactcaaaataattattctccatgtttttgcagttaaagaagagctcaatgaaattttcttagttggtatttaaagatttcagactgattgcagaccaacacggctgccgctcaagcaaatatcaaattattattatttttgtttatcttctgcggcagctacTGTGAGATGCACACAGATGCATCAGGGATTTATGTACATGAGCAGCCAGGGCCGTAGCAAAGAATTCTGGGgcccccctgactgtatattgttcTGAGCCCCTTTTGTATCAAAacatacagtttaaaatttgttgtgggcccctagaatcgataccacctttcaccccattagctacggccctgcgagcagcacgcagaactgccctgcattgtgcggtttcccgcaaattaactagaaaatcatgtccgtgacgacatggccctaatattatcagtgggcttttccagtgtttttggatgtagcatttgcagtcaaatcgtgagacgtaaATTCTgggcgagtgctaattactactgtgttgactcatttgtatgtaatgtattttcccaaatcagtcggcagatagagaaaaaagattcagaaataaATCtaagtatagactattatttctttagatagggataattttaaataaaactaaattaaattgaactgacaaattgaaaatgaagtagaaataaaaactaaataaaaattcgaaacataataaccttagttgtaatgactaactcagctttcactttcttttgtctATGTTTGAGTGAAgggaaatgtcaacagaacacaacaagaaatgtgttgaaggacagttttgtcttcatacacctaaagcatatgctttcattctgaaaccattttgaagtttgttcagcaggatactaatcataaaatatatatatgaaaggcaatagaggtgtttttgttacatttatattgacagacTGATTTTCTTAGCTGTGAAGTTtgaaataagcttaaaatattgatgttgagtttacggttacaatttttaattcagattcatgaacagattcattcggactaggactcgactcggactgttatggagtccgactcggcccattttggactcggactcaatcgtttaaagactcggacttgactcggactcgactaaggtggactcgaacccaagtTGATACAACAGCAGGTGATTCTTACCATTGGCCAAAGCCATGATGCCTGGAATAATGATCAGAATAAGAGCGAACATCTTGATAAACGTCAATGAGACCTGCGTACGGGCTGCCAATGTCACACTCCAACAATTCACTGCCACCACAAATGCTGGACAGAAAGAAAGTCTGCATTAAGAATAGAGCTCTACTTTAGCAGATCAACACTGTCTGAACTAAATCAGTATAAGAAAAAGGATGACTCATAAATTAACCAAAGGAATGCTTGACTGATCAAAAACCACTTGGAATGCCACTCACTGACTCCCAGGATGCTGACCAGTTTAACAAGAGCTGGTGGAGCCAAGCACGGCATGAAGAATGGCTCCACGACATAACGGCCAAATGCCAGAGACACATAAGAGGCCACTGCAGGTCTAAAATAGAATATGGCAAAAAATGCCTTTTATTCAGTGGATGCAATAAAACGTAGATACTGATGCACAGAATCAGATACACACACCTGATGAATATGAATTCAGTCCAAAGTCGCAGGAAGGCAGGTAGGGGCCCCAGGGTCTCCAGCAGGTAGGTGTAATGACCCCCTGACTTTGTAAAGCTTGTGCCCAGCTCAGCATAGCACAGAGCACCTAACCAGGACACCAAAGACATCTCAGATACAgtcacagccaaaaaaaaaaaacatatatatttttttaaaaacataatcattgttCCTCACCAAAAGTGGAGAGGACACCACACAGAGCCCATACCACCAGAGAGAGTCCCACACTTCCCGAGTTCATCAACACTCCTTTGGGGGCGATGAAGATTCCACTGCCCACCACAGTGCCAATGATGAAGGAAATGGCAGGCAGCAGACCGATCCTCCTCCTCAGGTGTATTGCATCATCTTTTACTGTCATCTCCGCCCCTTCATCTGCTGCTTTATCAGTGATGGACTCTCTTTTAGAGACTCCCATCCCTCAGTGGCCGATTCAGATCTTCACAAAgattatacacacatacagtagggTCCAAacgtctgagaccacattgaaacaataaacaataaatgtcATGAAGCAATATGAATAAGAAATGTTTAAACTTCTgctctatttctaggtcactaatcaaataaccaaatttgtgacattgaccatggtAACTCCTTTGCTCACATGGTCTGATTGCATTCCACTGAAGCAcatgaaatgttcatggaacattCTCcaatcaggttttgcacaaacgtGTGGTGTTCAAAGCAAAgtagggacataccaaatactaagaaatactAAGAAACTTCATCATGGTTAGGCTGATAATATAAGTTTTAATATAAGAAGTACagtgttaaattagaaaatgcaaaatagaagaatGTTCACGAGTGGTTATTACATCAtagtaaacaaaaattaaaaaaaaaaaaactaaacattagAATCACATTTTCATAGTGAAACACTGCTTAGAAAGGCTTTAGTAAACTGTTTTCAGTTTTGTTAAATTTGACAAATATTTCAGATCTAATACATATCTATTAGATATGTATACTTTGTacacaaagtaaaaaataaaatcaatcactTTTTCTACTCACCAGTCAGAGGTAATGAATGGCAAATCAGTTACACCAGTATAGTTTTCCTTCTTGCACTTTCTCGCTTTCTTATGCCGCTTGTTTTTCACCTCAGTACAGAGTAACCCTGGAAACTCACCCATCCAACTCAGGGCTCAGGCAAGAAACAAAGCCAGCAGTCTTCCCCAGATTCATCAACACAAGTAATTAAAGCCGTTTAGAGGGGCAAAGCCATGTGCcattgtgctctctctctctctctctctctctctctgtgtgtgtgtgtgtgtaggtactGAATGTGTCCATGTCTGAGTTTGTGCACAGCATGACACAGGAATCCACCATGAAGGCCCCCTCTCCTTGTTGAAGCAGCTGCAAATTTCCCATTCCTTCTCAAcatcaacataaaataaaaaaaatgtaaaacagattACAGTGTGTGCAGTATCCAGGAGCTGAATTTGTTAAATCTACCACAGGTCACATGGATTATAAAACTTTTCAGATCATTGTAAAGAATGGTTTTCGTGTGTTGAGACAGGGTTTGTGTGTGCGTTGGGGGTCAGTCTGGAAGGAGCATAACGGTAAACTGTTACTGGGCAGGTCAGGGGCCGCCTGCTCTCTCCCTCCTTGTTTAGTGTCTGACTGTCCCTCTTTATTCCATCAAACACCAGACGTGTGCATTAAAGACTTTTTCAGAATTGTAAAGGGCCCCAATTTGGTTTTTCATGTTATGTTGCACATTGTTTGCCATGAAAGGTATTATTGGTCATGTGCAAAATAAGCattttgcagttttttgtttaaaTCATATTTAATACCTACAGCAGTAATTGCAAACAAATAGCATACAAGGTGGCATGTAAAGAGCCATTCCccaatactgaaaaaaaaataaaaaaaaaatgatgctaaAACATGTTGTTGCTACAAGTTTACTGGATATGTTTTTACAGCTGATAATGAACCCGAAAACATCTAGGACTGCAAAAAGGCATACAGCCTACAAAGACaggaaataaatatacagtaacagAATTGAAAATGAATTCTGTGTAGTCACTTGTGACTGCATATTATAATATGATTTAACTGAACAAAAGCTTAAAATAAACTATCTTTGCAGCACACATTTTTCATGAAACTAGTACAATTccttaaaataaattaacaaaaatagaatttattatgttatttttctGTCGTAGGATTTGGTTTGAAAAACAAGCACGTGTCAAGTGTACATAAAAATCTGTCAGTgacactcttattttgaaatattagtATTTAACAGCCATAAAATGCATATAAAAGTACCCCTGTAATAAAATTGACTTGTATGGCATACTATAAGTCTTTACTATAAACAAGACTTTGCTCTTTTGAGTTGGTTAAATTATTTATGCGTCAATCTCCTGTTACGTCAGCAGAGTGGGCGGAACGATGACGCGTCACGGCAGCCACGTAACCAGGGAAGCAGGAAGTGTTGAGCACGCCCATCATACACACAGCAGAGTGAGTATAAACTTGATCAACTGTGCTCACCCAAACTATTTAAAAACGATTTtagaaatataattgtgctataAGAGTACTGAAATTATTTTGCATGTGTGTTGTTTTCGTTTACAAGCCCGGGTAATGTGTTAAAGTTAGGACATTCAATCATGCATTCATTCACCTGTAATAAAAAGATTGAAGTTCTTCTCTGCAACATGTACTACTAATGCCATAATTAGATTCATAGTATTTAATTTTCGTCGATATGTTTAGTTTCTTGTCTGTTAGTGTACATATTATATAAAAGTGCTGTTTGATCTGgagttttttttgtatttttttttttttattattattagtttggaAAACTGCCAGTTTCACTTTGCAATGCAATGTGCAGTTTTTCATGATTTAGGTTTAATGTCAATCATAGTGGGTGATCCTGTCATACAAGTTGTGAAAGTGACAGATGTTATCCAAGCTAAGGTGATAAAgcttacattgtttttttattatttatttatttatttattttgtcttccAGAAATGGCCCAATTTGAGGAAGTATCTCAAAAGTCCAAGTTGCACCCGAAGCCGGAGGGTCTGATACTGCAGTATGGCACCGCAGGATTCCGCACTCATGCCAAACACCTGGACCACATCATGTTCCGCATGGGGCTGCTGGCCACTTTGAGGTCCAAAAAGACAAAGTCCACCATTGGAGTCATGGTCACTGCCTCCCATAACCCAGAAGTAATTGAGTTGTGCCTACGTATATATTTGCTTTTTTCAATTTCAGAAAAAGTGGTTGCACTATTGTTATCTACTCTatttgtaattctctctctcttgctctttcttACCCTCAGGAAGATAATGGGGTGAAGCTTATTGACCCAATGGGGGAAATGGTCACAGCGGCGTGGGAAGACTATGCCACACGGCTAGCCAATGCTGAGCAGGATTCGCTTCTCACGGTGCTGAAAGACATTATTGAGAAAGAGGCCATCAGCATGAGTGAACCAGCTAGTGTTTACATTGGTAGAGACACCAGGTAGCCTGACCTCTGTTTACACACCAGACAGGTTAACTGACTGTTAGCAAACAATTTCCCACATAGCTGTACTAGTTTTATATCTAATATCACCCTGCGATCTCTTTCTTCCTGCATAGTAAAATAATTTAAGCTAAAATCAGTATTTCAAGTCCATTTAtacatgtatttatgtatttggtaagtagccgttAAATAAGCCACTTTgcatcggggtcctgatcaccctgtcggctTTATTTTGCAGTAACTGTACATCATCCCTTACTTGTGCATTTGCATAGGAAGTTTAGCTGATTGTAAGTATTACAGTGCatcatttataatataaatttaATTTCAATGTAGTATTTTATTTCACTTAGGCCAAGCAGTGCCAGCCTTTCACAGGCCGTGTTGGATGGCGTTTCCTGTTTGGGAGGCAAAAGTCATGGTGTGGTCATGAATTCCTTACATTATAAAATCTCAACTTATTGACCTGATGTACTTAATAGCAAAGgtcacttaaaggtgctgtaagcgatttttgttTCATGGAAGGCTATACAAAAACACTCCCTGAAATATATGAAATTAGTGTCGTGACacatctcacctgtctctgtgacagcacaagactccgtaaacagcaaacaaaaatgtgtccgcgggccgcggactctgacgctttctgcctgtcaataattttgtgagttctcatagtattgtaatttcagcaaattattgaggcttaaaggattagttcacccaaaaatgagaattctctcattatttacttaccctaatgccatcccagatgtgtatgactgtctttcttcagcagaacaaaaatgaagatttttagaagaatatttcagctctatcaggtccttataatgcaagtacacgggtgccagcaatttgatggtccaaaagtcacatttaggcagcataaaagtaatccacacatctCTAGTCGATCATTGAATGTCTTTTGAAgtaaatcgatatgtttgtgtaaacaataaatagataattaaaacattattaactttttaaaagcgcttcctgccagcagctgacgcaaAGCGTGATGTAAGCGCGTCGGCGAGTTCACACAAGAATTCGGAAGCAGcgctgtggtgatgtgggcatggccgagcaatgtctgtggagagcgaggcctgGAGAGGAAGAGCAGTatggattgacacctgtgggaaatcacctctaacagctgttttgtgttgcagtgagagctggagggggttaaaacccgagcacaaaaaaaagtggttcgggaagaattaaagaccatgctggatatgggggtaatagaagaatcccacagtgactgggccagcctggtggttttGGTTCTGAAAAGCGACTGTGCGGTCCAGTTCTGTGGATTCTaaaaaagtcaatgcagtgtctaaatttgatgcgtacctgatgcctcagattgatgagctgctcgatcggttaggtgaggctcgcttttatttgacactggatttaacgaagggatagtggcagatccccttaacacccaTGTCCGGTGAAAAGaaggcattttccacaccgtttggattacaccaattcgtgatgttccgttcggtttgttcggggccccagctacgtttcagcggctcatggaccgaCAGATCgcgatgacatcattatttacagtaatgatcgGCAGCAGCACCTTCAttatctgagggctgtcctgaggtcattgagactggcgggactcacagcaaacccaaagaagtgcgcaattgggcgagTAGAAGtgcggtatctgggcttccacttgggtcatgggcaggtgcggcccctgcagcgattgcagcctgcccaagacctaagaccaaaaaggaggtgagacagttcctggggctggctggctattatcgttgGTTTATGCCTAACTATTCAaccgtcaccagcctgctgactgatcttactaaaaagggggcaccagatggagccgtgtcagcaggcattcacacatgtgaaagctgcactttgcggcgggctggtattgcactctcctgacttctttCTCCCTTTTAtattgcagacggatgcatcggacagggtgttgggagcggtactgtcccagatggtgctgtacattagtcgcaaactctcactgagagagactaagtacagcacgataGAGAATGAGTGTTTGgtcatcaagtgggcagtcctcaccctctgGCACTATCTGTTGGGctgtgctttcaccctctgttcggaccacgagcctgctccagtggctccatcgcatgaaggataacaatgtgcagatcacccgttggtgtCTGGCTCTCCAGCATTTTAAGTTCGatgtggtccacaggccggggcgcagatggctgttgcggatttcctcCCCAGAAATTGGGGGGGGGCggggagtaagtgacaggccggatggctccccagCCTGGGTCGGGTGAtcggggtatgtggtgatgtgggcgtggccgagcgacgtctgtggagagcgaggctacgagaggaagagcggtaaggattgacacctgtgggaaatcacctctaacagctgttttgtgttgcagtgagagctggagggggttaaaagggcagtccagaccgccggaggggagagagagagagacgctcgAAGCTGTATGTGTGACTGAGTGCATTTGTTGCTGAAAAGCTAAACCATTTGTATTAAACTGAAAAGTGTgtcaaataaaacacatttacactggACATTTACCCAGCCCTCGCTTCCTCATTGAGAAGAGAACTAGTGATTTGTCACAGgtacttatttacaacagaagaacgaacgtcatgcgagagttcagccatttcaaacagcatcagtgCCGTAGGTGGAAGcggcgatttaaagttaaaaacgttttaattattgacttgtttcttacataaacctatcgattcacttcagaagacatcattgatcgactggagtcaaatgattacttttatgctgcctaaatgtgacttggactgtcaaagtgctggcacacatgtacttccattataaggacctgacagagctctattaTTACTCTATcagagtgaataatgagagaattttcatttttgggtgaagtattcctttaatgccatttttatgccatgttgctcattaCAGTTGTcatttgagggcgctattttgcggctgctgtttttgacaaccgtttctgctcgatGTCGgtctcatttggtatctttggagtgcagggttttggaaagagggggcatggctaatccaacagctcagcttGTAGAAATTCTAGAAtggataaaatcgcttacagcacttttaagtgctatataaatgtatcagcttttttttttttttaaatataactgcaCTTGTTTTGCTCAGAGATATATCAGTACAAAGGTTGTTGAATTGCTCTGTTGATTATTCTGTCACAGATTCTGActttgtgtttatggttgtgtgtttcaCTTTAAGACTATGGTCTGGTCACCACTCCCCAGTTGCATTATATGGTGTGCTGTTGCAACACACATGGCTCCTATGGCAGCGCTACAGTAGAGGGCTACTACCAGAAACTCTCACAGGCTTTTCTTCAGCTCACCCAGAATGTACAAACAACCTACAAACATTGATGATACTGAATTTGTCAATTTGATTTGagtctgggttcaataaaaattaagctcaatcgaaagcatttgtagtataatgttgattaccacagaaaatatcgTCCCTTGTTTAAATATAAAGAAATTGCTGTTACGGTAAGGCTTTTACAATAAAGGGGAGTGGATTCATTTACAATGaatacactgttttaaaagtatagccacaagacgtaaacattattcGTGTAAATGTGacaatagtgtgataaaatctctgtattaggtgattttagtgtgataaaatcacttataggGTTTACCAGCGTtctgtcgtcatggcaacaaagttgtaatataactttacacagataaggttaataagcaattttatcacattaaaatcatgttaacacatatattgtttacgtATATGGTCCCATATGCACTTCCATTATAATTGTTTTACATAAActgaaaatcaacattatgccacaaatgctgtcgattcagcttaacttgccttgaacctggaatattccttaaaaagaGGCTAAATTACCTCTTTGACCCTTAGAATTCAACAGACTACTGTAGCTTTTTATGTtttgatatttaatatttatggTGTTTCACAAATAAGTGTGATGGTCTAAACACATGTGCTCATTGTTTTCCAAAGGCCCCAAACCGCACTGACGATCAGAAGAGGCTGGTGGTGGATGGAGCTAATGGGATTGGAGCATTGAAGATGAGAGAAATGGAGCTGTTTCTTCGCTCTGAACTGCAGGTGGTGCTTTCAAATGATGGCAGTTTTGGGAAACTCAACCATCTGTGTGGAGCTGATTACGTCAAAGTCCAACAGAAACCTCCCGAAGGTCTGTCAAACCTCCTTGAGGTCTCTTGATATCTTTTAATCTTTGAAGTAACATCCCATGAGATGTGAGAAAACTGCATATGATCCCAACATGGCTAGAAATATTTCATATGAACAGGAAAGGATGAAGTATCTTCGTTAGTATCAGCTGACACCGTTTCGAGACTGGGTCTTTTCATATTTTATGCAATTATCAAGGAAGGCTTGGAAATCATCATGTTTTCTTTTCATAAAAAATCATCTCAAGAATAACTGAGATGCGAAAGACAAATATCTCGATTTTCCCATTCTtccttatttccaggtttaagtATGGGAGCAAGGGAGCGCTGCTGTTCATTTGATGGTGACGCCGATCGTATCGTGTACTATTACAC includes:
- the pgm3 gene encoding phosphoacetylglucosamine mutase — encoded protein: MAQFEEVSQKSKLHPKPEGLILQYGTAGFRTHAKHLDHIMFRMGLLATLRSKKTKSTIGVMVTASHNPEEDNGVKLIDPMGEMVTAAWEDYATRLANAEQDSLLTVLKDIIEKEAISMSEPASVYIGRDTRPSSASLSQAVLDGVSCLGGKSHDYGLVTTPQLHYMVCCCNTHGSYGSATVEGYYQKLSQAFLQLTQNAPNRTDDQKRLVVDGANGIGALKMREMELFLRSELQVVLSNDGSFGKLNHLCGADYVKVQQKPPEGLSMGARERCCSFDGDADRIVYYYTDSEGRFHLLDGDKIATLISTYLKELLTEAGLNLQIAVIQTAYANGSSTRYLEDVMKVTVCCTKTGVKHLHHAAQEYDIGVYFEANGHGTVLFSRTAQKQIHELVKDPNTNDEKKRAAKLLENTVNLINQTVGDAISDMLVIEAVLAIKGMSVQDWDAIYTDLPNRQLKVKVSDRRVIDTKDAERKAVTPEGLQEAIDSLVKKYKQARAFVRPSGTEDVVRVYAEADTQEAADNLAHEVSLAVYCLAGGVGDEPKPLH
- the si:ch73-352p4.8 gene encoding cystine/glutamate transporter, producing MGVSKRESITDKAADEGAEMTVKDDAIHLRRRIGLLPAISFIIGTVVGSGIFIAPKGVLMNSGSVGLSLVVWALCGVLSTFGALCYAELGTSFTKSGGHYTYLLETLGPLPAFLRLWTEFIFIRPAVASYVSLAFGRYVVEPFFMPCLAPPALVKLVSILGVTFVVAVNCWSVTLAARTQVSLTFIKMFALILIIIPGIMALANGKTENFQNSFDSESLSLTKLPLAFYSGLYAYGGWFYLNFITEEVINPNRTIPLAIIFSMVTVTVCYVLVNVAYYTMMTADELLMSDAVAVTFAGRALQGLAPVVPLLVAMSCLGALNGGFFGAPRMLFVGAREGHLPAIFSMIHIRRQTPLPAILFLYPLVVIMIARGEIFQLINFASFSRWLFIALATLGMLIHRYRFPEHPRPFKVPLVVAVIFTVVCFFIVGLSLYSDPWNTGGSCALTISGVPVYYLTIKRTYIVPEGWRKTFNYFSQQLQILLEVAQQEVQTY